A genomic window from Gossypium hirsutum isolate 1008001.06 chromosome D10, Gossypium_hirsutum_v2.1, whole genome shotgun sequence includes:
- the LOC107915001 gene encoding protein BLISTER isoform X6 → MLAMPSVLVNDNNSYSTEVQKYSKSQENEKYGASWNGGLFNDRLQTQHLSKDFQDTKSKEDDGSLKASAVVNPFSSEDFVTKISPQNSLQSKASDSSLLDSTQSTLGITGSALEVGQSLQGNAEFREPMSSKPGERTFSNYSSGFPSVPGPSAWAFGSSEFSFDAKSSTSHMPLQSVTNDTSSRKSCPSFLDSLNVSKASFGSLFQHNQPTKDAFPSHSSQFNSMNAIRSSPLDKPSMESETMGTFSKQRSLVFPSASEFPSHFAVPAKSNGDLLRLNENISEKKHEFYSAKQNEDFAALEQVHHTDSLLICLHEQSRLSHLVTECCICTALHLNALHIEDLTQEKFSLQRALEASRMLAESLAAENSSLTDSYNQQRSVVNQLKYDMEKLQEEIKAQLAELESLKMEYTNAQLECNAADERAKILASEVISLEEKALRLRSNELKLERHLENSEAEISFFKKKMSSIEKEHQDFQSTIEALQEEKRVLQSKLRKASVTGKPFDVTKNPASKDMSTSTEDLISIDAATDDRENISNDASSLSLLPEDGQFEAASVYIPPDQMRMIQNINCLISELTLEKEELAQAFSSELSQSLRLKELNNELSRKLEAQTQRLELLSAQSMAGEHIPVRQYESKMMNDNTPYADEGDEVVERVLGWIMKLFPGGPSRRRTNMRLSY, encoded by the exons ATGCTTGCTATGCCATCTGTTTTAGTGAATGATAATAATTCATATTCTACCGAAGTGCAGAAGTATTCAAAAAGTCAAGAAAATGAGAAATATGGTGCTTCCTGGAATGGTGGtctgtttaatgatagattacaaacacaacatttgaGTAAGGACTTTCAAGATACCAAGTCAAAAGAAGATGATGGCTCTTTGAAGGCTTCTGCAGTTGTAAATCCGTTTTCTTCTGAAGATTTTGTTACTAAAATATCTCCACAGAATTCACTGCAAAGTAAGGCCAGTGACAGCAGCTTGCTAG ACTCTACTCAATCTACCTTGGGAATAACAGGATCTGCCCTTGAAGTTGGGCAGAGCTTACAAGGCAATGCAGAATTTAGGGAACCTATGAGTTCTAAACCTGGAGAAAGAACATTTAGCAATTACTCTAGTGGTTTTCCAAGTGTGCCTGGTCCATCCGCTTGGGCATTTGGATCTTCTGAGTTCAGTTTTGATGCCAAAAGTTCCACAAGTCACATGCCACTGCAGTCAGTCACAAATGATACTAGTTCTAGGAAATCTTGTCCGTCTTTCCTTGATTCTCTTAATGTATCCAAAGCTTCTTTTGGGTCTCTTTTTCAACATAATCAACCTACAAAAGATGCATTTCCCTCCCATAGCTCGCAGTTTAATAGCATGAATGCTATTCGATCATCACCTTTAGATAAACCATCAATGGAGAGTGAAACTATGGGAACTTTCTCCAAACAAAGGTCCCTTGTTTTTCCTAGTGCCAGTGAGTTTCCTAGTCATTTTGCAGTTCCTGCTAAAAGTAATGGTGACCTCCTAAGGCTGAATGAGAATATCTCAGAGAAGAAGCATGAGTTCTACTCAGCCAAACAGAATGAGGATTTTGCTGCTTTGGAGCag GTGCACCATACAGACTCCCTTTTAATATGCCTT CACGAACAATCGCGACTGTCTCATTTAGTGACG GAGTGCTGCATCTGCACTGCACTTCATCTGAATGCACTG CATATTGAAGATTTGACCCAAGAAAAGTTCTCTCTGCAACGAGCTCTTGAGGCCTCACGTATGTTAGCAGAATCTTTAGCTGCTGAAAATTCATCCTTGACTGATAGCTATAATCAACAG AGAAGTGTTGTCAATCAGCTAAAATATGACATGGAGAAGTTACAGGAAGAGATCAAGGCCCAACTg GCGGAGCTCGAGTCTTTGAAAATGGAATATACAAATGCACAACTGGAATGTAATGCAGCCGATGAACGTGCCAAAATATTGGCTTCTGAAGTCATTAGTTTAGAAGAGAAG GCACTTAGATTAAGGTCAAATGAGCTGAAGTTAGAGAGGCATTTGGAGAACTcagaggctgaaatttcttttttcAA AAAGAAAATGTCAAGCATAGAGAAAGAGCATCAGGATTTTCAATCAACTATTGAAGCTCTTCAAGAAG AGAAGAGGGTGCTTCAGTCTAAGCTACGAAAAGCCTCCGTCACTGGGAAGCCTTTTGATGTTACTAAGAATCCTGCTAGTAAGGACATGTCGACTTCAACAGAGGATCTAA TAAGCATAGATGCTGCTACTGATGATAGGGAGAATATCAGTAACGATGCCTCTAGTTTGAGCTTGCTGCCTGAAGATGGACAATTTGAAGCTGCTTCTGTTTATATTCCTCCTGATCAAATGAGAATGATTCAGAACATTAATTGTCTAATTTCCGAG TTAACATTAGAGAAAGAAGAACTAGCACAAGCTTTCTCATCTGAGTTATCTCAAAGTTTGAGGCTGAAG GAGTTGAACAACGAGTTGTCTAGGAAACTTGAAGCTCAAACTCAAAGATTAGAGCTTTTGTCAGCTCAAAGCATGGCAGGCGAGCACATCCCAGTTAGACAATATGAGTCTAAAATGATGAATGATAACACCCCATATGCCGATGAGGGTGATGAG GTGGTGGAAAGGGTCTTAGGATGGATTATGAAGCTCTTTCCAGGTGGGCCATCAAGACGGAGAACCAACATGCGGCTTTCCTACTGA
- the LOC107915001 gene encoding protein BLISTER isoform X8 codes for MLAMPSVLVNDNNSYSTEVQKYSKSQENEKYGASWNGGLFNDRLQTQHLSKDFQDTKSKEDDGSLKASAVVNPFSSEDFVTKISPQNSLQSKASDSSLLDSTQSTLGITGSALEVGQSLQGNAEFREPMSSKPGERTFSNYSSGFPSVPGPSAWAFGSSEFSFDAKSSTSHMPLQSVTNDTSSRKSCPSFLDSLNVSKASFGSLFQHNQPTKDAFPSHSSQFNSMNAIRSSPLDKPSMESETMGTFSKQRSLVFPSASEFPSHFAVPAKSNGDLLRLNENISEKKHEFYSAKQNEDFAALEQHIEDLTQEKFSLQRALEASRMLAESLAAENSSLTDSYNQQRSVVNQLKYDMEKLQEEIKAQLAELESLKMEYTNAQLECNAADERAKILASEVISLEEKALRLRSNELKLERHLENSEAEISFFKKKMSSIEKEHQDFQSTIEALQEEKRVLQSKLRKASVTGKPFDVTKNPASKDMSTSTEDLISIDAATDDRENISNDASSLSLLPEDGQFEAASVYIPPDQMRMIQNINCLISELTLEKEELAQAFSSELSQSLRLKELNNELSRKLEAQTQRLELLSAQSMAGEHIPVRQYESKMMNDNTPYADEGDEVVERVLGWIMKLFPGGPSRRRTNMRLSY; via the exons ATGCTTGCTATGCCATCTGTTTTAGTGAATGATAATAATTCATATTCTACCGAAGTGCAGAAGTATTCAAAAAGTCAAGAAAATGAGAAATATGGTGCTTCCTGGAATGGTGGtctgtttaatgatagattacaaacacaacatttgaGTAAGGACTTTCAAGATACCAAGTCAAAAGAAGATGATGGCTCTTTGAAGGCTTCTGCAGTTGTAAATCCGTTTTCTTCTGAAGATTTTGTTACTAAAATATCTCCACAGAATTCACTGCAAAGTAAGGCCAGTGACAGCAGCTTGCTAG ACTCTACTCAATCTACCTTGGGAATAACAGGATCTGCCCTTGAAGTTGGGCAGAGCTTACAAGGCAATGCAGAATTTAGGGAACCTATGAGTTCTAAACCTGGAGAAAGAACATTTAGCAATTACTCTAGTGGTTTTCCAAGTGTGCCTGGTCCATCCGCTTGGGCATTTGGATCTTCTGAGTTCAGTTTTGATGCCAAAAGTTCCACAAGTCACATGCCACTGCAGTCAGTCACAAATGATACTAGTTCTAGGAAATCTTGTCCGTCTTTCCTTGATTCTCTTAATGTATCCAAAGCTTCTTTTGGGTCTCTTTTTCAACATAATCAACCTACAAAAGATGCATTTCCCTCCCATAGCTCGCAGTTTAATAGCATGAATGCTATTCGATCATCACCTTTAGATAAACCATCAATGGAGAGTGAAACTATGGGAACTTTCTCCAAACAAAGGTCCCTTGTTTTTCCTAGTGCCAGTGAGTTTCCTAGTCATTTTGCAGTTCCTGCTAAAAGTAATGGTGACCTCCTAAGGCTGAATGAGAATATCTCAGAGAAGAAGCATGAGTTCTACTCAGCCAAACAGAATGAGGATTTTGCTGCTTTGGAGCag CATATTGAAGATTTGACCCAAGAAAAGTTCTCTCTGCAACGAGCTCTTGAGGCCTCACGTATGTTAGCAGAATCTTTAGCTGCTGAAAATTCATCCTTGACTGATAGCTATAATCAACAG AGAAGTGTTGTCAATCAGCTAAAATATGACATGGAGAAGTTACAGGAAGAGATCAAGGCCCAACTg GCGGAGCTCGAGTCTTTGAAAATGGAATATACAAATGCACAACTGGAATGTAATGCAGCCGATGAACGTGCCAAAATATTGGCTTCTGAAGTCATTAGTTTAGAAGAGAAG GCACTTAGATTAAGGTCAAATGAGCTGAAGTTAGAGAGGCATTTGGAGAACTcagaggctgaaatttcttttttcAA AAAGAAAATGTCAAGCATAGAGAAAGAGCATCAGGATTTTCAATCAACTATTGAAGCTCTTCAAGAAG AGAAGAGGGTGCTTCAGTCTAAGCTACGAAAAGCCTCCGTCACTGGGAAGCCTTTTGATGTTACTAAGAATCCTGCTAGTAAGGACATGTCGACTTCAACAGAGGATCTAA TAAGCATAGATGCTGCTACTGATGATAGGGAGAATATCAGTAACGATGCCTCTAGTTTGAGCTTGCTGCCTGAAGATGGACAATTTGAAGCTGCTTCTGTTTATATTCCTCCTGATCAAATGAGAATGATTCAGAACATTAATTGTCTAATTTCCGAG TTAACATTAGAGAAAGAAGAACTAGCACAAGCTTTCTCATCTGAGTTATCTCAAAGTTTGAGGCTGAAG GAGTTGAACAACGAGTTGTCTAGGAAACTTGAAGCTCAAACTCAAAGATTAGAGCTTTTGTCAGCTCAAAGCATGGCAGGCGAGCACATCCCAGTTAGACAATATGAGTCTAAAATGATGAATGATAACACCCCATATGCCGATGAGGGTGATGAG GTGGTGGAAAGGGTCTTAGGATGGATTATGAAGCTCTTTCCAGGTGGGCCATCAAGACGGAGAACCAACATGCGGCTTTCCTACTGA
- the LOC107915001 gene encoding protein BLISTER isoform X7: protein MVESLTLMELKYSKSQENEKYGASWNGGLFNDRLQTQHLSKDFQDTKSKEDDGSLKASAVVNPFSSEDFVTKISPQNSLQSKASDSSLLDSTQSTLGITGSALEVGQSLQGNAEFREPMSSKPGERTFSNYSSGFPSVPGPSAWAFGSSEFSFDAKSSTSHMPLQSVTNDTSSRKSCPSFLDSLNVSKASFGSLFQHNQPTKDAFPSHSSQFNSMNAIRSSPLDKPSMESETMGTFSKQRSLVFPSASEFPSHFAVPAKSNGDLLRLNENISEKKHEFYSAKQNEDFAALEQVHHTDSLLICLHEQSRLSHLVTECCICTALHLNALHIEDLTQEKFSLQRALEASRMLAESLAAENSSLTDSYNQQRSVVNQLKYDMEKLQEEIKAQLAELESLKMEYTNAQLECNAADERAKILASEVISLEEKALRLRSNELKLERHLENSEAEISFFKKKMSSIEKEHQDFQSTIEALQEEKRVLQSKLRKASVTGKPFDVTKNPASKDMSTSTEDLISIDAATDDRENISNDASSLSLLPEDGQFEAASVYIPPDQMRMIQNINCLISELTLEKEELAQAFSSELSQSLRLKELNNELSRKLEAQTQRLELLSAQSMAGEHIPVRQYESKMMNDNTPYADEGDEVVERVLGWIMKLFPGGPSRRRTNMRLSY from the exons ATGGTCGAGTCACTGACTTTGATGGAGCTG AAGTATTCAAAAAGTCAAGAAAATGAGAAATATGGTGCTTCCTGGAATGGTGGtctgtttaatgatagattacaaacacaacatttgaGTAAGGACTTTCAAGATACCAAGTCAAAAGAAGATGATGGCTCTTTGAAGGCTTCTGCAGTTGTAAATCCGTTTTCTTCTGAAGATTTTGTTACTAAAATATCTCCACAGAATTCACTGCAAAGTAAGGCCAGTGACAGCAGCTTGCTAG ACTCTACTCAATCTACCTTGGGAATAACAGGATCTGCCCTTGAAGTTGGGCAGAGCTTACAAGGCAATGCAGAATTTAGGGAACCTATGAGTTCTAAACCTGGAGAAAGAACATTTAGCAATTACTCTAGTGGTTTTCCAAGTGTGCCTGGTCCATCCGCTTGGGCATTTGGATCTTCTGAGTTCAGTTTTGATGCCAAAAGTTCCACAAGTCACATGCCACTGCAGTCAGTCACAAATGATACTAGTTCTAGGAAATCTTGTCCGTCTTTCCTTGATTCTCTTAATGTATCCAAAGCTTCTTTTGGGTCTCTTTTTCAACATAATCAACCTACAAAAGATGCATTTCCCTCCCATAGCTCGCAGTTTAATAGCATGAATGCTATTCGATCATCACCTTTAGATAAACCATCAATGGAGAGTGAAACTATGGGAACTTTCTCCAAACAAAGGTCCCTTGTTTTTCCTAGTGCCAGTGAGTTTCCTAGTCATTTTGCAGTTCCTGCTAAAAGTAATGGTGACCTCCTAAGGCTGAATGAGAATATCTCAGAGAAGAAGCATGAGTTCTACTCAGCCAAACAGAATGAGGATTTTGCTGCTTTGGAGCag GTGCACCATACAGACTCCCTTTTAATATGCCTT CACGAACAATCGCGACTGTCTCATTTAGTGACG GAGTGCTGCATCTGCACTGCACTTCATCTGAATGCACTG CATATTGAAGATTTGACCCAAGAAAAGTTCTCTCTGCAACGAGCTCTTGAGGCCTCACGTATGTTAGCAGAATCTTTAGCTGCTGAAAATTCATCCTTGACTGATAGCTATAATCAACAG AGAAGTGTTGTCAATCAGCTAAAATATGACATGGAGAAGTTACAGGAAGAGATCAAGGCCCAACTg GCGGAGCTCGAGTCTTTGAAAATGGAATATACAAATGCACAACTGGAATGTAATGCAGCCGATGAACGTGCCAAAATATTGGCTTCTGAAGTCATTAGTTTAGAAGAGAAG GCACTTAGATTAAGGTCAAATGAGCTGAAGTTAGAGAGGCATTTGGAGAACTcagaggctgaaatttcttttttcAA AAAGAAAATGTCAAGCATAGAGAAAGAGCATCAGGATTTTCAATCAACTATTGAAGCTCTTCAAGAAG AGAAGAGGGTGCTTCAGTCTAAGCTACGAAAAGCCTCCGTCACTGGGAAGCCTTTTGATGTTACTAAGAATCCTGCTAGTAAGGACATGTCGACTTCAACAGAGGATCTAA TAAGCATAGATGCTGCTACTGATGATAGGGAGAATATCAGTAACGATGCCTCTAGTTTGAGCTTGCTGCCTGAAGATGGACAATTTGAAGCTGCTTCTGTTTATATTCCTCCTGATCAAATGAGAATGATTCAGAACATTAATTGTCTAATTTCCGAG TTAACATTAGAGAAAGAAGAACTAGCACAAGCTTTCTCATCTGAGTTATCTCAAAGTTTGAGGCTGAAG GAGTTGAACAACGAGTTGTCTAGGAAACTTGAAGCTCAAACTCAAAGATTAGAGCTTTTGTCAGCTCAAAGCATGGCAGGCGAGCACATCCCAGTTAGACAATATGAGTCTAAAATGATGAATGATAACACCCCATATGCCGATGAGGGTGATGAG GTGGTGGAAAGGGTCTTAGGATGGATTATGAAGCTCTTTCCAGGTGGGCCATCAAGACGGAGAACCAACATGCGGCTTTCCTACTGA
- the LOC107915001 gene encoding protein BLISTER isoform X9 has protein sequence MVESLTLMELKYSKSQENEKYGASWNGGLFNDRLQTQHLSKDFQDTKSKEDDGSLKASAVVNPFSSEDFVTKISPQNSLQSKASDSSLLDSTQSTLGITGSALEVGQSLQGNAEFREPMSSKPGERTFSNYSSGFPSVPGPSAWAFGSSEFSFDAKSSTSHMPLQSVTNDTSSRKSCPSFLDSLNVSKASFGSLFQHNQPTKDAFPSHSSQFNSMNAIRSSPLDKPSMESETMGTFSKQRSLVFPSASEFPSHFAVPAKSNGDLLRLNENISEKKHEFYSAKQNEDFAALEQHIEDLTQEKFSLQRALEASRMLAESLAAENSSLTDSYNQQRSVVNQLKYDMEKLQEEIKAQLAELESLKMEYTNAQLECNAADERAKILASEVISLEEKALRLRSNELKLERHLENSEAEISFFKKKMSSIEKEHQDFQSTIEALQEEKRVLQSKLRKASVTGKPFDVTKNPASKDMSTSTEDLISIDAATDDRENISNDASSLSLLPEDGQFEAASVYIPPDQMRMIQNINCLISELTLEKEELAQAFSSELSQSLRLKELNNELSRKLEAQTQRLELLSAQSMAGEHIPVRQYESKMMNDNTPYADEGDEVVERVLGWIMKLFPGGPSRRRTNMRLSY, from the exons ATGGTCGAGTCACTGACTTTGATGGAGCTG AAGTATTCAAAAAGTCAAGAAAATGAGAAATATGGTGCTTCCTGGAATGGTGGtctgtttaatgatagattacaaacacaacatttgaGTAAGGACTTTCAAGATACCAAGTCAAAAGAAGATGATGGCTCTTTGAAGGCTTCTGCAGTTGTAAATCCGTTTTCTTCTGAAGATTTTGTTACTAAAATATCTCCACAGAATTCACTGCAAAGTAAGGCCAGTGACAGCAGCTTGCTAG ACTCTACTCAATCTACCTTGGGAATAACAGGATCTGCCCTTGAAGTTGGGCAGAGCTTACAAGGCAATGCAGAATTTAGGGAACCTATGAGTTCTAAACCTGGAGAAAGAACATTTAGCAATTACTCTAGTGGTTTTCCAAGTGTGCCTGGTCCATCCGCTTGGGCATTTGGATCTTCTGAGTTCAGTTTTGATGCCAAAAGTTCCACAAGTCACATGCCACTGCAGTCAGTCACAAATGATACTAGTTCTAGGAAATCTTGTCCGTCTTTCCTTGATTCTCTTAATGTATCCAAAGCTTCTTTTGGGTCTCTTTTTCAACATAATCAACCTACAAAAGATGCATTTCCCTCCCATAGCTCGCAGTTTAATAGCATGAATGCTATTCGATCATCACCTTTAGATAAACCATCAATGGAGAGTGAAACTATGGGAACTTTCTCCAAACAAAGGTCCCTTGTTTTTCCTAGTGCCAGTGAGTTTCCTAGTCATTTTGCAGTTCCTGCTAAAAGTAATGGTGACCTCCTAAGGCTGAATGAGAATATCTCAGAGAAGAAGCATGAGTTCTACTCAGCCAAACAGAATGAGGATTTTGCTGCTTTGGAGCag CATATTGAAGATTTGACCCAAGAAAAGTTCTCTCTGCAACGAGCTCTTGAGGCCTCACGTATGTTAGCAGAATCTTTAGCTGCTGAAAATTCATCCTTGACTGATAGCTATAATCAACAG AGAAGTGTTGTCAATCAGCTAAAATATGACATGGAGAAGTTACAGGAAGAGATCAAGGCCCAACTg GCGGAGCTCGAGTCTTTGAAAATGGAATATACAAATGCACAACTGGAATGTAATGCAGCCGATGAACGTGCCAAAATATTGGCTTCTGAAGTCATTAGTTTAGAAGAGAAG GCACTTAGATTAAGGTCAAATGAGCTGAAGTTAGAGAGGCATTTGGAGAACTcagaggctgaaatttcttttttcAA AAAGAAAATGTCAAGCATAGAGAAAGAGCATCAGGATTTTCAATCAACTATTGAAGCTCTTCAAGAAG AGAAGAGGGTGCTTCAGTCTAAGCTACGAAAAGCCTCCGTCACTGGGAAGCCTTTTGATGTTACTAAGAATCCTGCTAGTAAGGACATGTCGACTTCAACAGAGGATCTAA TAAGCATAGATGCTGCTACTGATGATAGGGAGAATATCAGTAACGATGCCTCTAGTTTGAGCTTGCTGCCTGAAGATGGACAATTTGAAGCTGCTTCTGTTTATATTCCTCCTGATCAAATGAGAATGATTCAGAACATTAATTGTCTAATTTCCGAG TTAACATTAGAGAAAGAAGAACTAGCACAAGCTTTCTCATCTGAGTTATCTCAAAGTTTGAGGCTGAAG GAGTTGAACAACGAGTTGTCTAGGAAACTTGAAGCTCAAACTCAAAGATTAGAGCTTTTGTCAGCTCAAAGCATGGCAGGCGAGCACATCCCAGTTAGACAATATGAGTCTAAAATGATGAATGATAACACCCCATATGCCGATGAGGGTGATGAG GTGGTGGAAAGGGTCTTAGGATGGATTATGAAGCTCTTTCCAGGTGGGCCATCAAGACGGAGAACCAACATGCGGCTTTCCTACTGA